One Fuerstiella marisgermanici DNA window includes the following coding sequences:
- a CDS encoding DUF11 domain-containing protein: MLFRRIALTLFAAAAVAPFVWGDGNKNPFSQWEELKEHTEPVETDVEAVQTKKAAPAATTAKAAPVAKAIDTDAAAFFSANSPAESTVKPAAAQTPPAVKRERLRVAVAATGETTQAAANDPFAASGVPVAKTPTNPFAASAATEQVAKSPKTVSVAAFADSEHVGGVQQTGADFFEELSGEGSSTPFAEAAEFAAAAKPKPNGVPVVAVSATKADPVFEQPTQAPVVEQTAFDGTAFTPSADTAAPAVTLPSSLQGPQTPSVTLRWVHHDEYSVGQECRCDLVVENSGRSVVRNVMAEAVLPQGLQVIDAQPAPTAAGTSARWAFAELQPGQTEKISLVVVPRQEGDVQMNAFVQLTGATSSNVAVTKPMLAIKVEGSSTVEVGQQAGYTVHITNPGTGKAKNVVIQAAVPQGLEHRQGSLLTIEIGTLNPGEVRQARLNLTAIKGGEQKMAVRVIADGDLSDQTIQRVTVAEPRLNIGLRGPDSRKTGQLSDYELVVVNEGNVDSSNVRAKYKVPAGFEFVQADAGGKFNTDDRTIEWFVGTLEPNRSRQFKVTLRPTKSGESLHQVGVLSEHGKMTVAEHSTAVAGKAELTLTVATTQKQVSPGGEAVFNIHVENNGSSAAEGVGLSCELPPALEILEITGPSEFIADNGAVIFRSMPSLDAGKSATFAIRVRCSRAGNHRVRARVASQSIGEALIGEETTTGLNK, encoded by the coding sequence ATGCTTTTTCGCCGCATTGCTCTAACACTGTTTGCTGCCGCCGCTGTTGCTCCATTTGTCTGGGGCGACGGTAACAAGAACCCATTTTCACAATGGGAAGAATTGAAGGAGCACACAGAACCGGTCGAAACCGACGTTGAGGCGGTGCAGACAAAAAAGGCGGCTCCAGCAGCAACGACTGCCAAAGCCGCTCCAGTTGCTAAGGCCATCGATACAGACGCAGCCGCGTTCTTTTCGGCCAATTCGCCGGCTGAATCAACAGTAAAGCCAGCTGCTGCACAGACACCGCCTGCCGTCAAACGAGAACGACTTCGAGTGGCCGTTGCCGCAACCGGCGAAACCACGCAGGCTGCCGCCAACGACCCATTCGCCGCTTCGGGCGTACCTGTTGCCAAAACGCCTACTAACCCATTCGCAGCCTCAGCCGCGACAGAGCAGGTCGCGAAGTCGCCAAAGACGGTCTCTGTTGCTGCTTTCGCGGACAGCGAACACGTCGGCGGCGTTCAGCAAACAGGAGCGGACTTCTTTGAGGAACTTTCCGGAGAAGGATCTTCGACTCCGTTCGCAGAAGCTGCTGAATTCGCGGCCGCTGCCAAGCCAAAACCCAACGGTGTTCCAGTCGTTGCCGTTTCTGCGACTAAAGCGGACCCCGTATTTGAACAACCGACACAGGCGCCCGTTGTTGAGCAGACCGCTTTCGACGGAACGGCATTCACGCCGTCTGCCGACACCGCTGCTCCTGCCGTCACACTGCCTTCATCGTTGCAGGGGCCTCAAACCCCCAGCGTGACTCTGCGATGGGTTCACCATGACGAATACAGCGTTGGGCAGGAATGCCGCTGCGATCTTGTTGTCGAAAACTCAGGCCGCTCTGTCGTTCGCAACGTCATGGCAGAAGCCGTCCTGCCGCAAGGCCTTCAGGTCATCGACGCTCAACCAGCCCCCACAGCGGCTGGCACCAGTGCTCGCTGGGCCTTTGCTGAACTGCAGCCCGGACAAACGGAGAAAATTTCACTTGTTGTCGTACCGCGTCAGGAAGGCGACGTGCAGATGAATGCATTCGTTCAATTGACCGGAGCCACGTCTTCCAACGTTGCTGTCACAAAGCCGATGCTGGCTATCAAAGTCGAAGGTAGCAGCACGGTCGAAGTCGGGCAGCAGGCGGGATACACCGTTCACATAACAAACCCCGGCACCGGTAAAGCCAAGAACGTCGTCATTCAGGCCGCCGTGCCCCAGGGACTGGAACACCGACAGGGCAGTCTTCTGACTATCGAAATTGGAACACTCAATCCCGGTGAGGTCCGTCAGGCACGCCTGAACCTCACAGCCATCAAGGGTGGCGAACAGAAGATGGCGGTCCGAGTTATCGCGGACGGAGATCTTTCTGATCAAACAATTCAACGTGTGACTGTGGCCGAACCTCGACTGAACATCGGCTTGCGAGGTCCTGATTCTCGCAAGACTGGTCAGCTTAGCGACTACGAACTGGTCGTCGTCAACGAAGGCAACGTTGATTCCAGTAACGTACGAGCCAAGTACAAAGTGCCTGCCGGTTTCGAATTCGTTCAGGCTGATGCAGGTGGCAAGTTCAACACCGACGATCGCACCATTGAGTGGTTTGTGGGCACGCTTGAGCCGAATCGTAGTCGTCAGTTCAAAGTGACTCTGCGACCAACAAAGTCGGGTGAAAGCCTGCATCAGGTTGGTGTGCTGTCGGAACACGGCAAGATGACAGTGGCCGAACATTCGACCGCCGTCGCCGGAAAGGCCGAACTCACGCTGACAGTCGCAACGACTCAGAAGCAGGTGTCACCAGGCGGCGAAGCTGTGTTCAACATCCATGTGGAAAACAACGGTTCGAGTGCTGCGGAAGGCGTGGGCCTGTCGTGCGAACTTCCACCGGCCCTTGAAATCCTGGAGATCACCGGACCTTCGGAATTCATTGCGGACAACGGAGCGGTCATCTTCCGTTCAATGCCGTCGCTGGACGCCGGGAAGAGTGCCACGTTCGCCATCCGCGTCCGGTGCTCACGTGCCGGTAACCATCGCGTCCGAGCTCGAGTCGCCAGCCAGTCCATCGGCGAAGCACTCATCGGGGAAGAAACCACGACCGGCCTCAACAAATAG